GCAGAGGAGCCAGCAAAATAGTTAGAAAACTAAGAATTGATAAATATCGAGACGTGCGTGGACGTATAGACAGCTATAACAATAGTGCTATTTTTGCCGCTCTTCACTGGTCCGGATTTAAGGCTCTAGGCTCAATACTGGTGGTTAGACGTAATGACCTACTGCACCCGAGAGAGATAGATGAAGAGGTAAGAGCCTTAATAGCTAGAGAACTAAAAGATAAATATTATGCTAAAGTATTTCTTGCCATCTTTGTACCGCAAGAACTTCCACCTAATATAGAGGATAAGCTAAATAAACTCGAAGAATTATTTGTAAATATACTCCATTGGCGCGAACATAAACAAAAGCTGCGGCTTAGCTTTAGCAAGCTGGCAAATATAGCAGCTACAACAGTTGGTATAGAGGTCAATTCTGTGCGCAAACAGTTAGAAAATAAGCTAATAGAAACCATAAATAAAACTTGGGATGTAGTAAAAGATCTGCAATCTCTATATAGCTGAACCTTATAAGAAATAGCTACTTCAAAAGGTTCTGTATGTACCCCATGAACCCGAGTACGGAGTTTATTATCATGCGGTAGCCGTGGGGGCTCCCGCCTAGCTTCTCGTAGAGCCGCGCGGTGTAGGGGTCGCGCTCGATTATCACTTCCAGGGTCTTCTCCGGGTCTAGGCCCTTGACTAGCGCCTCCCGTGCCGTCTCCTCCCAGACGTCTATCTGCCACCGGTGCGTCTCTAGCAGCTGTGCTGGGCCGAGCCCGATGTGGGTGAACGCTATCCTGTCGGGGTTCTCGCTTGCCATGCGCCTTAGGCTTTCCCGGTACATGTCTAGGCGTAGGGGCGGCGGCGTGGTCGGGGCTAGGCCCTGGGAGCCGGGGTCGTACATGCCGGCTGAGTCGCCGGGGAAGAGTATGCGCTCGCCGTGGGCCCCTGCGGGCTCTAGTAGTATGCTCTGGTGGTGGCTCGCGTGGCCCGGGGTGTGGATTACGCGTAGCCGGGCGCCGCCGATGGCTAGCTCCATTCCGTCGCTGGCCGCGTTCACGGTGCCGGCGGGGGCTGGCTCGGGCTCGCCGTAGAGGAGCGCTGTCTCCCCTAGGGCCTCCTGGGAGGCCTTCCAGAGCTTGGCTGGCTCGGCTATGTGGGGGGCGCCGCGGGGGTGAGCCCATATGCGGGCCTCTAGCCCCTGCTCCCTGAGTATCCTCGCGACGCGGCCGGCGCCGCCGCCGTGGTCTATGTGTACGTGTGTGAGGATTATCTCGACCCGGCGGCTCTCCGCCGCCTCCGCTACAGCGGCTGCGACGCGGTCTGCTACGGCCGCTGGCCCGGTCTCGATGACCGCTACTGCTGGGCCCCCGGCGTCTACTATGTAGACGCGTATGTAGTCTGCTCCGAAGCCCTCGGGCGTAGCGTCTAGGACGTGTAGCCGGGCGTAGCCTAGGTCTAGGGTCTCCCTCACAGCCATAGCGAGCACCTGCGGCTGGTACGCTGGATGGCCCGGGCTCTATTAGAGAATCGGCTCCCGGGGGCCGCTGCTGCGCCGGAGGCATGGCGCTGCTATATAAGGGTGGAGCCGCGGAGATACACACTGTAGAGCGCCCTTGGCTGTGGTGTCTCTGCGTTGCTGAGGGCTTCCCCGGAGTACCGGTGGCTACGCAGACTAGGCGTGGAGGAGCGGGACATCATCCGGGCTATGCGGCTAGCCCGCCGCGCAGCCCTAGTGAGGAGCAACGATGAGGCAGTAGTGGCTGTGCCTAGCCAGCGGCTCGGGAGGCTGCCGCGGGAGCGCCTGGTGAGCCATAGCGACCTGCTAGCGCTGCTCCGGGGCGTTGGCCACCGCGTCGCTGTGGCCCGTGTGGGCAGGCTTCCGGAGGAGCAGCAGGTCTACATGGTGCGCGTGGCGCGGGGCGGCGCCTGGTGCAGCTGCCCAGCAACGCGGCTCGCTGGCGACCCGTTGTGCGTGCACCGCCTAGCGGCGGCTGTCGTGCTGTACCGGCGTGGCCGCCTCGACCTGCTCGAGTGGCTCCCGGCGGCCGTGGCGGCGAAAAAGAGGTGGAGGCGCGCCCGGAGAGGGAGACGCCCACCCCAGGGCGGCCGCTAGATCTCCAGGATCTCGGCCTCCATGGTCTCCGTGTCTAGTAGCGCGACGGTCCTCCTGCCTGTTAGGCAGCCACAGGCCTCGCCAGGGTTGAGCACTAAGGTGGAGCCCATCCTCCTCACGTCCACCTCGTGGGTGTGGCCATATAGGACGGCGTCGTAGCGGCCGCTAGCGGCGAGCGCTTCTACGAACCCGCGCGTCTTCTCCGCTGGGCCGGTGCCGTGGAGCATTAGGATACGGCGGCCGGCTATCTCCACGGTGTGTGGCCACTCGTGTATCTCGTAGCCTAGGCTGGCTGCTACACGCTGTAGGCCGAGGCGCTCGCCGCAGTTATTACCGTAGACCGCTATGAGCCTCTTGACCCCATCCTCGCTGAACCGGCGGAGCGTGAAAGGGGCTACTATGTCGCCCAGGTGGAGGACCAGCTCAGCGCCACGCTCTACTAGGAGCCGGGCGGCCCGCCTAGCCGCCTCCTGGTTGTCGTGAGTGTCGCTCACAACGCCTATTATCACGGGTCTACACCCCGGAGGGGCTTCCCCCTAGTGCTGGTCCACCCCCAGGGGTGAAGGCTCTAGCCCCCTTTTTCTCTAGGCGGCCCCTAGGGGGCTCTACAGGGACCACCTTTATCCCGTGCCAGCGCTTGTGCTTAGAGTATAACGTCGCGGTTGGGGAGTCTTGCTGCGTAGCCGTAGAGCTCGGCTGGCCTCGTTCTCTGCGCCGGTGCTCCTAGCCCTGCTAGCCGCCTACGCCGCTACGGCGGGCGACGGCATCCACGGGGCACACCGGGTCGCTGTACTCGCTGCCGCTGGCGCGGCCGCTTCTGTAGCGCTCAGCAGGAGGCAGAGCCGCAGCGACGAGCAGCTCGTGGTGGTAGAATCGGCGCTGGATGAGCGGGACGAGGCTATACTAGAGCTGCTGCGGAGCCACGGCCCCATGGGGGTGAGCGATGTCGCAAGAAGCCTGGGCATAAGCAAGTCGACTGCCTCGAGGAAGCTACGAAAGCTAGCAGACATGGGGCTGGTAGAGAGAATCGTCGTGGACGGCTCGCCACAGTACCGTGCCAGGGCCACAGCGGATAGGGATAATGCGGATAGAAGCCGGTAGGTGGGCCCCTGTCTCCCGCATAGGCTTCTACATTGAAGCTATTTATCATAGTTCTTACTAGTTATTGTCTCGATGTCTGTATTAGCGTGTTATGTCCGGATGTAGTACTGCTAGAGTATAATACTCCGGGTGCAGCTTAGTATTCTGTACTGGTGCCCCTGTTGGCGGATCCTGGTGTGTTCGTAGACCGTCTAGAGGAGCTTGAAACGCTAGAACGTCTGTGGAGGCTGAGAGAGCCGGGCCTCGTTGTGGTATACGGGAGGAGGCGTGTAGGGAAGACGCGCCTCGTCCTAGAGTGGCTCCGGGGTAAGCCTCACGCGTACTTCCAGGCTGGGCTCTGGAGCCACCAGCAGAACCTCGAAGGGCTGGCCCGGAGCCTGGAGGAGCAGCTGGGACTCGAGGGTCTCTCGAGGCTCGGGTTCCGTAGCCTCCGCGACTTGCTGCTGCTGGTCTCCCGGCTTCTCGGGGGCCGCCGAGCAGCCATAGTGATTGACGAGTTCACCTACTGGCTAAGGGTCGCGCCGCCTGTGGCTGCTGACCTGCAGTGGTTTGTGGACCACGTGCTGCCCTCTACCGGGATCGTGCTGGTCCTATCGGGGAGCCTCGTGGGGCTCATGGAGCGGGAGGTTGTGGGCGGCGGGGCGCCTCTCTACGGGAGGGCGCGTGCCCGGCTACGGCTCGGGGAGTTGCAGCCTTGGTGCCTACCGTTCTTCGCGCCGAGGTACGGGCCCGAAGACCTCGTGCGGCTCTATGGGCTCCTGGGCGGGGTGCCGTACTACCTCCGGCTCGTCGACGACTCCCTGCCGCCCGTCGAGGCCTATCTGGGGCTCTTTGGGCCCAGCGGAGTCCTCGGGGATGAGCCTCTCTTCCTCCTCCGGGAGGAGTTCCGCGACCCCCATCCATACCTCTCGCTAGTACGCGCGCTAGCCCAGGGGGCTACGGGCGTCAGCGAGGCAGCCTCCAGGGCCGGGATGCCAGCGAGCCACGCTTCGCGGTACCTGCGTGTACTCGTGGACCTGGGGCTTGTAGCGCGCGAGGCGCCGCTCTTCACGCGGAGAGCCTTCTACAGTGTAGCCGACCGTCTTCTACGCTCCTGGTTCTACGTGGTCGAGCCGCTTTGGGGCAGGCTAGCCGAGGGGCTCACAAGCGCCCAGGAGGATGCGGGGAGGCGCGCTGAGCGCCTGGCTGCCGAGGCCTGGGAGCAGCTCGCAGCCAGGCACGCCCTAGCAGTGCTCTCTAGCAGGCTCGGCCTACAGCCCAGTCTTGCCGGCAGGCTTGTCCACCGGGGAGTAGAGGTGGACTACGTGATCGTGGACGAGGAGAACAAGGCGGTGCTAGCCGTGGAGGCTAAGTGGTCCTCCCTAGGGCGCCGCGAGGTGGAGAAAACAGCCCGGGAGACAATGGCTAAGCTCTACGCTGCGCTGCCCCGCCGCTACCACGGCTACCGCGTCCAAGTAGCGCTCTACCTACGCTCCGCCGAGGGCCCGGAACCGCAGGGAGCAGTAGTGGTGGAGCCGGGCGACCTGCCTTGGCGGGGCGGCTGCCCGTCCAGGGGCTAGTGCTTCATCTTGGCCGCTGTTATCACAGTGTACTTGTGCTCCAGCAGCTCTCCTATGTCTAGCTTGACCCCGGTGGCCTCGACGTGTGCCCTGAGTATCTTCTCCAGCTCCTCAGCCTCGTCGCCGCGGAGGTAGCGGTACTCGGCCTGCGGGTAGCCCACATGGAGTACTCCCCAGAGCTTCGCTAGGCGGCTGAACTTGTCGCCTAGAGCCTTCTTTAGCTCGTCCACGGTCTGGCTCTGGAGGGCCTGGTACATCTGCTCTGTTGTTATCTCGCCGCGCGCCGCCATGGCCCTTATGTAGCGTTCTACCTGGCTGCGTGGCGGCGCCTTGCCTATGTGGCTTAGGGGTACGTGGCCCCGTATGTAGATCTTCCCGCCCACCATGCCGGTGGCTATGTAGCGGCCTACCCTGCCGAGCGCGACTATCGTGCCGCCCGCCATGAACTCGCCTAGGTAGTCGCCAGCGTCGCCCCTGACTACTATGACTCCGCCCTTCATCTGTATTCCGAGCCTGTTGCCGGCGTCGCCGAGTATGTGTAGCTCGCC
The window above is part of the Pyrodictium abyssi genome. Proteins encoded here:
- a CDS encoding MBL fold metallo-hydrolase, coding for MAVRETLDLGYARLHVLDATPEGFGADYIRVYIVDAGGPAVAVIETGPAAVADRVAAAVAEAAESRRVEIILTHVHIDHGGGAGRVARILREQGLEARIWAHPRGAPHIAEPAKLWKASQEALGETALLYGEPEPAPAGTVNAASDGMELAIGGARLRVIHTPGHASHHQSILLEPAGAHGERILFPGDSAGMYDPGSQGLAPTTPPPLRLDMYRESLRRMASENPDRIAFTHIGLGPAQLLETHRWQIDVWEETAREALVKGLDPEKTLEVIIERDPYTARLYEKLGGSPHGYRMIINSVLGFMGYIQNLLK
- a CDS encoding metallophosphoesterase, translated to MIIGVVSDTHDNQEAARRAARLLVERGAELVLHLGDIVAPFTLRRFSEDGVKRLIAVYGNNCGERLGLQRVAASLGYEIHEWPHTVEIAGRRILMLHGTGPAEKTRGFVEALAASGRYDAVLYGHTHEVDVRRMGSTLVLNPGEACGCLTGRRTVALLDTETMEAEILEI
- a CDS encoding helix-turn-helix transcriptional regulator, which gives rise to MLRSRRARLASFSAPVLLALLAAYAATAGDGIHGAHRVAVLAAAGAAASVALSRRQSRSDEQLVVVESALDERDEAILELLRSHGPMGVSDVARSLGISKSTASRKLRKLADMGLVERIVVDGSPQYRARATADRDNADRSR
- a CDS encoding ATP-binding protein, which translates into the protein MADPGVFVDRLEELETLERLWRLREPGLVVVYGRRRVGKTRLVLEWLRGKPHAYFQAGLWSHQQNLEGLARSLEEQLGLEGLSRLGFRSLRDLLLLVSRLLGGRRAAIVIDEFTYWLRVAPPVAADLQWFVDHVLPSTGIVLVLSGSLVGLMEREVVGGGAPLYGRARARLRLGELQPWCLPFFAPRYGPEDLVRLYGLLGGVPYYLRLVDDSLPPVEAYLGLFGPSGVLGDEPLFLLREEFRDPHPYLSLVRALAQGATGVSEAASRAGMPASHASRYLRVLVDLGLVAREAPLFTRRAFYSVADRLLRSWFYVVEPLWGRLAEGLTSAQEDAGRRAERLAAEAWEQLAARHALAVLSSRLGLQPSLAGRLVHRGVEVDYVIVDEENKAVLAVEAKWSSLGRREVEKTARETMAKLYAALPRRYHGYRVQVALYLRSAEGPEPQGAVVVEPGDLPWRGGCPSRG